A region of Leptotrichia massiliensis DNA encodes the following proteins:
- a CDS encoding SGNH/GDSL hydrolase family protein, producing the protein MKKLFLFLVILVFGSGIIIAKEIFSGKVPENIVFVGDSIMNSSKKYIGPNFKNPYFDTKISRQFSTLPGIVTKLAEEDKLKTVLVVHLGTNGKFTDKDFDYVMEMAKGKDVFFMNTAHKDPWEQEVNNKLKEKVAQYSNAYLIDWYSYAKGKNEYFYKDRTHLNDNGQKYYADFLTNEIKKHYLGETRKSESAKDNSSNIAKAQNIQLNKITNLTK; encoded by the coding sequence ATGAAAAAATTATTTTTATTTTTAGTAATATTAGTTTTTGGTTCTGGAATTATCATTGCCAAAGAAATATTTAGTGGGAAAGTACCTGAAAATATTGTATTTGTTGGAGATTCGATAATGAATAGCAGTAAAAAATATATTGGTCCTAACTTCAAAAATCCTTATTTTGATACAAAAATATCACGTCAATTTTCAACACTTCCAGGGATTGTTACTAAATTAGCAGAAGAGGACAAATTAAAAACAGTATTAGTTGTACATCTTGGAACAAACGGAAAATTTACAGATAAAGATTTTGATTATGTTATGGAAATGGCAAAAGGGAAAGATGTATTCTTTATGAATACTGCTCACAAAGACCCTTGGGAACAAGAAGTAAATAACAAATTAAAAGAAAAAGTTGCACAATATAGTAATGCTTACCTAATTGACTGGTACTCTTATGCGAAAGGTAAAAATGAATATTTCTATAAAGACAGAACTCATTTAAATGATAACGGACAAAAATATTATGCAGACTTTCTAACTAACGAAATTAAAAAACATTATCTTGGAGAAACTAGAAAATCTGAATCTGCAAAAGATAATTCTTCAAATATAGCCAAAGCCCAAAATATTCAATTAAATAAAATAACTAATTTGACTAAATAA
- a CDS encoding acyltransferase family protein, giving the protein MKKERIQSLDILRAIALILICVYHWFSYKGTYIGVVIFFALSGYLVTSGLLSRDFTIFSVINRRLRKVYPSLLIVILASTIALYFVNNGLEMKYKYSAIFSILGLNNIYQIFSKMSYFDNFGIILPLTHIWALSFLIQMYIFFPFLVQGLKKMKLKNNTIGIIFSGIGIISALIMAFVFYTTSKSPEGADFSRIYYGTDTRAFAFFCPAAIACFYTNREIKNNTEKKIISVLGILGLFSLIFFCFGLDYRSAYNYYGLMFLSSILIGFTIVLFSKPELQKFNLSKYKKIFNPIIRLGQHQYQYYLWQYPVMIFAREYFKWTKLSNTQQFFIQIIVLVAISELSYFLFEKKSIKYISYPVLISIFGILIYSPIYENKDLEEMKAAQAAAANATVEDTKPSQPTTTTAATQTGNLTMDELLNAINTPSKGIEEESKIQDEILQKYPNDEREILFIGDSVLDMTKVDLKKKYPNAIIETKVGRQFYELPKMLTNYAQNGKLKKIIVIALGTNGTIYEKDMKSVLETLKGHDIYFINTVMPDPWQDSVNAEIKKASAENPNIKVIDWYSYSKGKQQYFYKDGTHPKPHAAKRYINLLYSVLSKDILNSASNTSTK; this is encoded by the coding sequence ATGAAAAAAGAAAGAATACAGAGTTTAGATATACTAAGGGCAATTGCACTTATACTTATCTGTGTTTATCATTGGTTTTCCTATAAAGGAACTTACATCGGTGTTGTTATATTTTTTGCACTAAGCGGATATTTGGTTACAAGCGGTCTTCTTTCCAGAGATTTTACAATTTTTTCAGTAATTAACCGAAGGCTAAGAAAAGTTTATCCTAGTTTGCTAATTGTAATTCTAGCTTCAACCATTGCATTATATTTTGTAAACAACGGACTTGAAATGAAATATAAATATAGTGCGATATTTTCCATATTGGGATTAAACAATATTTATCAGATTTTTTCAAAAATGTCCTATTTTGATAATTTTGGGATTATATTACCGTTAACACATATTTGGGCTTTATCATTTTTAATACAAATGTATATATTTTTCCCATTTTTAGTACAAGGACTTAAAAAAATGAAATTAAAAAATAATACAATTGGAATTATTTTTTCAGGAATTGGGATAATTTCTGCTTTAATAATGGCTTTCGTATTTTATACAACTTCAAAATCTCCAGAAGGAGCAGATTTTTCAAGAATATATTATGGAACTGACACGAGAGCCTTTGCATTCTTTTGTCCTGCTGCAATAGCATGTTTTTATACAAATAGGGAAATAAAAAATAATACCGAGAAAAAAATTATATCTGTTTTAGGAATCTTAGGGTTATTTTCATTAATTTTCTTTTGTTTTGGACTAGATTACAGAAGTGCTTACAATTATTATGGACTAATGTTTTTATCAAGTATTTTGATAGGATTTACAATTGTTTTATTCTCAAAACCTGAATTACAAAAATTCAATCTTTCAAAATATAAAAAAATCTTTAATCCAATAATAAGATTAGGACAACATCAATATCAATACTATTTATGGCAATATCCAGTTATGATATTTGCACGTGAATATTTTAAATGGACAAAACTATCCAACACTCAGCAATTTTTTATTCAAATTATTGTTTTAGTGGCAATTTCGGAATTAAGCTACTTTTTATTTGAGAAAAAAAGTATAAAATATATAAGCTACCCTGTTTTAATTTCTATTTTTGGAATTTTAATATACTCTCCAATTTATGAAAATAAAGATTTGGAGGAAATGAAAGCAGCACAAGCTGCGGCAGCTAACGCAACTGTAGAAGATACTAAACCTTCTCAACCTACCACTACTACAGCAGCAACACAAACTGGAAATTTAACAATGGACGAACTTCTTAATGCAATAAATACTCCATCAAAAGGTATTGAAGAAGAATCAAAAATTCAAGATGAAATTTTGCAAAAATATCCTAATGATGAACGGGAAATATTGTTTATCGGAGATTCTGTATTGGATATGACAAAAGTTGACTTAAAGAAAAAATATCCAAACGCAATTATTGAAACAAAAGTTGGACGTCAATTTTATGAATTACCAAAGATGTTAACAAATTATGCTCAGAATGGAAAATTAAAAAAAATTATAGTAATTGCACTTGGAACAAATGGTACAATTTACGAAAAAGATATGAAATCCGTTTTGGAAACATTAAAGGGACATGATATTTACTTTATAAACACAGTTATGCCTGATCCATGGCAAGATAGTGTTAATGCGGAAATTAAAAAGGCAAGTGCTGAGAATCCAAATATAAAGGTAATTGACTGGTATTCATACTCAAAAGGTAAACAGCAGTATTTCTACAAAGACGGAACACATCCAAAACCTCATGCAGCCAAAAGATATATTAACCTGCTTTACTCTGTACTAAGCAAAGATATTTTAAATTCAGCTTCAAATACAAGTACAAAGTAA